CGAAGATCTCGTTCTGTCTATACAAGGGAAGATGATCGTCGAACTTGGAGACAAGGATGTGCGCCAGAAGGCCCGGTCCCGCCATGCTGCGCGGGATCGGGCGTGCAGGCGCCGGGGTCTGGGTGATCTTCTCGCATCTCCGGCAGGACTTCTTCGGGCGCGCCGTCTCGATCACCTTCAGCCGCGCGCTGATCAGCTCGAGGATCTCGCTCATGTCTTCACCGACGAGCCGCAGTTCGCCCCCGCAGTCGGGGCAGGCATCGCCGGGGTCGAGCACGATGCGCTCGCGGGGCGTTGCCTCCGAGACCTTCGGTTTGCGCCGCATGGAAGCAGGTTCCGCGACTGCGGGCTCTGCCTTGGGCTCCTCCTCGGGCTCCCGGGCGGCGGAAGCCGCGACCTCCAGTGCCTCGAGGGCCAGCTCGAGTTGTTCGATCTCGCGTTCGATCTTCTCCGAGCTTGCACCGAACTTCTGTCGCTGGAGCTTGGCGATCCGGATCTGGAGCGCCTGGACGAGGGCTTCGTGCGCCTTCAGGACGGCCGTAAGCCGTGTCGTCTCCGCCCGCATGGCCGCGTTCTCGGCCTCGAGCGCGGCGATCATCGCGCGCAACTTGGCAGGATCGTCAGGCGGAAGGGAGGCGGCTTCGGACATGCGGGACCTTACCATCCCGTGCGGTCCATAACCAGTAAAACAAGGGGGTTGAGAGAAGTATCAGCTCACCCGGGCCGGAGGCGCACCCCAGTCCGGACGGCGCCAGTCGATGCCTTCCCAGAGCATCGCCAGCTGCGCCGAGGTCAGCCTCACGGCGCCGTCTCCGGCGGCGGGCCACGGGAAGCGGCCTCGCTCCAGGACCTTGTAGTAGAGGCAGAAGCCCTGACCATCCCAGTAGAGAAGCTTCAGCCGATCTCCCCGGCGCCCACGGAACGCGAAGACCGCGCCGCTCGCCGGGTTTTGGCGCAGGACGTCCTGGGCGAGCGCGGCCAAACCGGCGATCCCCTTGCGCATGTCGGTGGGCCCGCAGGCCAGGTAGACGCGAACCCCCGTTCCCGGTCCGATCATGCCGCTTCCACCGCCCGGATCAATCGGGTCAGCACCTCTCCATCCATGCCGCTGTCGAACCTCAGGCAGCGGCCGTTGCTCAGCCGCAGTTCGACAGGGCCAGACCGTGACGGCGCGGATGCGCTTACCCGCGCCTGAGTCCCGCTGAAATCCACCGGCAAGAAAACGGCCCCGCGATCCCGCGACCATAGGCCCTTCTTCTTCAGATCGCGCCGCCAGCCGTAGAGCTGGGAGCGCGTGATCTCGTGGCGCTGAGCGATCTGCGTCACCGACGCACCGCCGACGCCGACCTCCGACAGGATCTCGAGCTTCTCGTCTTCGCTCCACCGCCGGCGCCGCTCAACGCCCAGAACCTCGCCCAGCATGGCCCCTCCTAATAAGACACGTCGTTAAGGACGTCGTTATGCACGTGTCTTAGCTCGGAACCCCGCCGTCAGGCAGGCGGCCTCAATCGGGCGGTTACTTTTGGATTGATATCATCCACTTGGCATCGGCTCGTCGCGCGGCCAAGGAGACCCGGATACGGACGCAATGAACCAAGCCCCGGCATTGCTGAACAATGATCAAGGCTGGGAGAGGCGTGACATGAAGACAGCGTGACGACTTGGGATTCCAATAGTTTTGCGTGTTCAGGTTGCTTCCCTGACCAGGTTCATGAGGTCAGCGTAGCTCGTCGCCACGTCGTACTTCACCTTATCCTGCACGATCTTTTCGCCGATTTCGGCAAAGAACCTTCGAGCGCATTCGATCTTTGTTTGCTCAAGTTCGCGCATTTTCATCGACGGATATTCGGACTTGGTTTCCGCGACGAAATACAAGTGCTTCACCTCGTCCTTCTTGAAGGCGATCGCCCAATCCGGATTGTAGTCGCCAACCGGAGTGGGAATAAGGAACCCTCTTGGCAGTTTGGAGTAGACCACAATCTCACTGCTCGTATCCAAGTCCCTGACGAAACGTCGCTCCACGTCGGAGTCGACGATCGCGTAGTCGTAGACATGGTGGTTCAGCTTGTCTGTCGCCTTCTTGAAGTCGTTCCCGGTTTCGCCCGCCGTGAAGATCGCGGAGTCATACTCTTCTTCGATCGCACTATACGTGAGCTGTTCGACGATCGCTCCCGCCTTCTGCTCATTGATCCGGTGCGCAGCTTCGGCGATGAATTGTTCCGGGTTGCGATTGAACTGGCCGAAGATTGCCGGTTCGATACGGGACAGGATGGTTCCAATCGTCCGTCTCGTCAGGTTCGTAGCCTCGGAGATACTTCCAACCAGGTCATAGCTTACTCTTGAATGAGCGCTTTGCCCCGTTTCGGACCTGACCCTGCCTTGCGCGAATGCCTGACCGCTGCGGAGATCCTCGTCGGTCACCCCGTCGTTCAAGGTGCCTTCGGTGACCAGGTATTGAAGCGCCGGTATGTTCCTGAGGTTCTTATCCAGGCTTGTGACGCAGCTTTGGATCAGTTTTTCGGTCTCGAACTCGACCTGATATACGGCTTTTCGGTTGATGCGTCTCCAGAGCTCCTGAAACTCCTGCTTGTGAAAGTTGGCGTTCAGTGGGTTCTTTTTCGGCGCGCGGCCATCGTTGAACATGTCGGCCACCTTCTGGCCGTTGAACACCGTGTCCACGAGCTTGAATGCTTCCTCCTCGTGGCCGGCGAACGCCTCCGGCAACTGCGCCAGTGTCTCGGATTTCCGAGCTTCATGATATTTCGCGGTGATGGCTCGGTCTTCGTCGACATAACCGTTTTTGATCAGGTAAAACTCGAGCTTGCCAGCCAACGCCTTGTCGACCTTCAGTTCGGAGTCTTCCGACTTTAGCAGTTTCCCTTCAAAATACGCGGCGTTCGCGGCCCTCGGGCGCTCCGACAGGTTCTCGACGATCTCCTGCTGGAGGCCAGACACGAAGCCCTTGTAGCTCTCGCTCGCCACCACGGTCAGAACGTTGATGTCATGAACCGTCGCGGGCAAGTCCATGCGTTCGCCAACCTGATTGACCGATATGCGCAGGCCGCGCCCAACCTCTTGCCGGCGAGAAATTGTGTTCTGGCTCTCGTTGTGCTTGAGCATGCACATGACGAAGACGTTCGGGTTGTCCCAGCCCTCGCGCAAGGCGGAGTGAGAAAAGATGAAGCGCGTCGGCTCGTCGAACGACAGCAGGCGCTCCTTGTCTTTCAGGATCAGATCGTAATCGCTGGGTTCCGTCGACTGCCCCTGCAATTCGCCCCTCGCAGCGGCCTTGGGGTCCGTCATGCGTCCCCTCTTGTCGATGGAGAAGTAGCCGCGATGGGTCTTGGCATGGTCAATGTCAGCCAGATATTTGCGGTAGTCCTCGTTCTCCAGAGGCAGTTCGTCGAGGATTTCGTCCTTGGCGTTCGCATACTCCTCTTCGAAGATGCGCGCGTATTCGCCCTTTTCGTCCTCCCGCTCATAGTCGCGATACTTGACGACCTCGTCGATGAAGAAGAGGGAGAGAACCTTCACGCCCCGGGCGAAGAGCGCTTGTTCGCGCCGCAAGTGGGCCGCGATGGTTTCCCGGATCTGGATCCTGCGCTTGTCATCCTCTGTCACGTCGTTGGAGGCCTGCCCGGCCGACAGAACGTCACCGTTGGTGAAGTGCAGCGTATCGTCTCTGGCATCGATGTCAGAGATGACGAAGCCGCGGTATTGCTCCAGCCCCTTTGAGACGTCGAACAGGTCGCGCCCCTTCTCGAGCTTGCGCAGGACCCGCTTGATGCCGCTCCCAGTCTTGACTTCCAGCTCGACCCGAGCCACGGGAGCCGACTTCGAAATGTCGATACCTTCGAGATAAAGGTAGGCATTGGTGCCGGTCAGGCCCTTGGTTTCGATCCCGCGGACCTCGATCTTCTTGACCAGCTTCTGGTTGAAGGCGTCCACGGCATCCAGGCGATGGACCTTGTTGTGCACGGTCTTGTGCGTTGCCGAGTATCGGAGAATGAAGAGCGGGTTGAACTCGGGCAGAGCCTTTTGAGTTTCAGGGCCTTCCATCTTCTGCGGCTCATCGAGGATCAGGATCGGTCGGTTTTTGGCGATCACGTCGATCGGTCGGCGCGATTGAAAATCATCAAGCTCTCGGTAAATTCGCCGAGCCGCCTCACTGGCGTTCTTCTTCTGAGATGCGGCGAAAGCCTGAACATTGATGACCATCGCATTGATCCCGGCATCGGACGAAAAGCCCTCAAGATCATGGGGACGCGATGAATCGTAGGTGAAAGCTCGGATCTTCTTGCCGAACTCTTGTTGAAAGTGTTCGGCGGTCGTCTGCAGGGACTTCGCTACCCCTTCGCGGATCGCGACGCTGGGCACCATGATAATGAACTTGGACCAGCCATAGCGCTTGTGCAGCTCGAACATCGTGCGGATGTAGACGTAGGTCTTGCCCGTGCCGGTCTCCATCTCGACATCGAGGTTCAGCTTGGCGCCTGGCTTGTAGGTGGCCGGCTTGGCCCTGCCATTCGCATCGACGTAGTTCGTCAGTGACTGGGATTGGGGCAGCATAGCGCCACGCTGCACCGCCACGACATTCTCCAGCAGCACGTCGTCGGGCAGCTTGATATCGGCGTTGCCGAAGCCATCCTCGGTCGACCGCATCTGGCGAGTGTCGCCGGGATCGATGGTGTATTTCAGATTGTCCTGCCGTGGCTGACCCTTGAAGCAATCGACCACCGCGTTGACGGCGTCGAGTTGATAGGGCTGGGACTTAAACTTGATCTTCATCTCAGATTGCCTTCACTTCGGTGTCAGGCGAGAGGGATTTGAAGATTTGGCGCACGTTGATCTTGGTCGCGTCGTCCTTGAAGCCGGTGTCCTTGAACACCACGCGCATGGGCTGGCGCTCTGCCAGCATCTTGACCAATGCTTCGTCCACGCCGTCATCGAAACAAGCCATCAGGGCGGTGCCCGCGACGCTGAAGACGGTTTTGCCATCAATGGTATCACTGCTGATGGGCAGGGTCAGGTCAACGCCCCAATCGACCAGCACCTGGAAGAGCAGGTCTTCGGGCGAGCGATCGGGCTTGATGTTCTCGACACTGGAGAGGAGGTCTTTTTGCGACGTCGCATCCGGTGTGTAGAAAACGTCAGCCATGTTGGAACTGTCGATCTTCAGGACGCGGAATCCGACATCCTTGTTCCAGTCGGGATGGCACTCACCTTCGAGGATTTTTTGACCTGCGCGGCGAATGCGTTCTTTGGATATTTCAGATATTGTTGGCTCCAATGAAGCTTCCATGCAGAAGTTATAAGCTTCCTTGCTATCCTTGTTGTCTGGCTTGATCCGCTCAGGATATTGCATGCTTATAAATTTTCGCCCCTTGGGTTCGTCAGCTTCAAGAGCCATTAACGCATGCGCAAGCGTCGACGACCCAGCAAATAGGTCCATGCATATATGTCCTTCGGATGTGGTGAAGGAAATCAGTCTCTCAAGAAGCAAAACCGGTTTTGGATTAGAGAAGACCTTTCGTCCCTCTGGGAATAGCTCTTTTAGGTCGTAGGGGCCTGTTCTTCCGTCGAGATCGAATACGCTTGAGAGTTTGTCGCTAAACTCTGACGCATATACTTTCAACTCAACAATTTTTGTGTGGTCCTCTCCAAAGAGGATGCGGTCCTCTCTGAGAAGACGTTCCATTGTCGCCTGAGGAAAGCGGTATCCCATAAGTGGTTCTTTGCAGGGTTCCCCGGTAATAGGGTGCGGAACGTCATACCGATATCCTTCCTTCCCCGGGTTATGAACGCTCTGGCTTCCAGTATATACTCCACCCTCATCGATGTATTTGTATCGATCGAGTGGGCCCAATTGTGACTTATTTTCTCGGAACCAGTCAGTGTATACAGATTGCCGCTCCTCTTGTGTGGAGGCTTCTGAGAGAATTTTATCGCCGACAGACTTCAGGACATCTTTGATCGCAGACACGGAACTTCGCCATACGCCTTCAAGGTCTTGTTTGCTCTTAGCAAACACATGAATGCTTTCATGCTCTACCGCGATGTTAGTGGGATTATTGTCAGTTGCATTTTTCCAAATTAGTGTCCCCACAAAGTTAGATTCACCAAATATTTCGTAGCAAATCTGAAGCGCGTTTGAGGTTTCAGAGTCATCAATCGAAATGACTACCACCCCATCTTTCGCAAGAATGTTCTTGCATATGCGCAGCCTTGCATACATCATGCTTAACCAGTCCGAATGAAAGCGTCCGTTAGCCTCAGTGTTGGCCACGAGTCGCTCACCGTCTGATGAGATTTGGTTGGACTGGGAAAGAAATTCGAAGGTGTTTCCAATAAAATCGTCTCGATAAACGAGGTTCTCTCCCTTTTTTCGGTTATAGGGAGGGTCAATATAGATCATCTTGACGTCGCCAAGATACATCTCCTGAAGCAGCTTCAATCCCTCAAGATTATCGCCCTCAACAAACAAGTTGCGGGTCGTGTCGAAATCTACGCTCTCATCGCGATACGGGCGGAGGGTCTTGGCAATTGGCGCGTTCGCCGTGATCAGGGCCTCACGCTTGCCTGGCCAGTTCAGATGGTAACGCTCCTGAGGCCCCTCAACGATGTTATCGGATAGCTCCTGCCGCAGTTGATCGAAGTCTACCTTCAACGCCAGCTTGCCGTCTTCGTCTCGCGCCTCGGATACGCAGCCGGGGAAAAGAGCACGGATCTTGGCGATGTTGTCCTGCGTCAGGTCCGGGCTGTGCATCTTCAGTTTTTCGACACCTTCGAAAGACACCGGTTGCACTTGGTTGTCGTCGCTCATGCTCGTTCCTCCACCCTGTTCAGTCGGGCTTTTTCAAATGGTCAAGGGCCTTCTGCGCCTCTTGCAGCTGTCCATGCAACGTCATTTTGATGTTGAATTGCGTCTCGCGTTTCATCTTTGATTTCAACTGGCTGATCTCGCGCTCCTTGGCCTTGATCGCCTCGAGCCTCTCCAGGCTCGCGTCGATGTCCTCTTCCGCAGCCGGTTCAATCGGCATCAGGGCCGTGAGCAGCTGATCGTAGAGTCCGCCGAGGTTCAGCGACACCGGCAGGGCCGCGCACTCTGTCTCTTCCGGCAACCACGCGCTGCGCAGGTGTTCCCCAACCAGCACCCACTTGGCGCTGTCTGCCTCCGAAGGGCGCTTGCGGGCCGCGGCGACCTGTATCTGACCATCCCGACGAAGCTCGAAGATCAACGGGAAGGGGACCGCGCGATCGATCGCGCGCAGGACGTCGGGGTGCAACTCTGTGGTCTTGAGCGTCAGGCGGAACACCTGGATCTCCGGCACCTGCTTGGTGGCAGGTAAACGGATCGTCTCCGGCGCCAGCTTGTAGGCCCAGGTGATCTGGTCCAACTCTTTCACGAAGCGGTCTTTCAGCGCTGTGCTCGCGCCCACGGCGTCGTAGATGCGGGCCTTCGGCACCACGCGCTTCAGCTGAGCCTGGTCGGGATATCGGAAGAGCGCAGTCAAAGCTGGTCTCTCACGACAATGAAGGCAATCAGCTCGAAGTCATCGATGCCCGCGATGGTATGCGTCAGGGCTGAAGTGTGGCCTCCTGCGAACAGGCTGTCGATGTCACGCTCCTCCTTCACCTCGATCATCGAGCGAATAGCATCACTCAAGAGCGCGGAGTATTTCTCCATGCTCCGGCCATCCTTGGTCTCCGCGTTGAAGGCTTCGCACAGGTCCTTCACAGGAGCGGGGTGTGACTTACAGCTGGTGCGCACGAGGTCGAGCAGACGTTTCACCTGCGTCTGGTCGACGACCACCTCCCCGTCTTCCGAGATGTAGACCAGGTAGTATGGGTGGAGCCGGTTCTGATGGTTGATGTTCACCGTGTCATGGATGTTGCGCAGGGCGAAAATAACCCCCGGGACCAGTCCGCGCTTCGCGTCGGAAGGCACCACGGCGTGCAGCCCGTTCGGCACTGTTGCGAGGTCGCCGTTCTCCTTGATGTAGTTGAGGAGATCCATGCGGAAGTCATTGAGCCCAAGATCAGTGATCGAGATCCCGGTCTTCACGTCTTCCAACTCGATCACCTCGTTCTGGAGGCGCTGAAGCTGCTCCTTGCGGTAGGCTGTCTCCGAGCTCTTGGCCGTCAGAACGTTGTCTTCCCCGGTGCCGGTCACATCGACAATATGCATCCGGTTCTCAACCCGTTCCTTCAGGTTGATATACTCGTCCAAGGAAATGTCCGGCCAGTAATTCGACAGCTGGATCGAGGTGTTCGGTGAGCCGATGCGGTCGATCCGTCCGAACCGTTGAACGATGCGAACCGGGTTCCAGTGGATGTCGTAATTGACCAGGTAGTCACAGTCTTGAAGGTTCTGACCTTCGGAAATGCAGTCCGTTGCGATCAGGATGTCGAGTTCAGTCGGCTCGTCCGGGAGGATCTTGTCCTTCTCTTTGGCGACCGGTGAGAACAGCGTCAGAACGGACTGAAAATCGAACGGCTTTCCGAGGGTTGTCTTGGGATTACCTGTCCCGGTGACTATGCCAGTATGAACGCCTGCCGAATCCTCAAAATGAGGTGCCAGCTGAGCGTAGAGATACTTCGCCGTATCAGCGAAAGCCGTGAATACAATGACCTTGCGGTTCCCGGGGTTGAGCGGCTCGGCCATCTTTCCCGAGATCTCGTTGACCAGATGCTGCAGCTTCGCGTCGTCCTCCGGCTCAACCCGGTTCATTTCGACGATCAAGCCATCGATGATGATCTGGTCGGCTGAAAGCTCCTGCTTCCAGGCTTTGACGTCCATGTCGGCGAGTGCGATCTTCACGGTTTTCCCGACTGAAAGACCTGAGAGATCATCATCCTCTTCGGCGAGTTCTTCGTCGATTTCGAGCTCCACGATGGAGTCGGAGCCACCCAAAGCCTCAAAACGAGCGATGGCCTTCAAGGTGCTCTCGATGTTCTTCGAAAGGGATCCCAGTGTCATGCGAAAGGCATGAACCGAGCTTTCAAGCCGTTTCAATAGATTGGTCGTCATGAGGGCTTGCAAGCTTCGTTCACGGTCAGCTTGTCTGAGTGTGCCCTTTCCGCCTTCGGTCCTGGTGTCGTAGAGCTCTTCGTATTTCCTGACGCGGCTCGGATAGATGTAGTTGACAGGCGCGTATACTGCCATTTTTAGACCAGTCAGCTGGCCATAAATTTCATTAAAGCCAATGATGTCTTCGCGGGTCGTGATCGGGAGATGGTGCGACAAGGGCGGCAGGCGAGCCGGAAACTTTCCGATATCTGCAGTATCGTAAAAGGTCTCGATGTGTTTGCGAGATCGGGCAATCGTCACGGCATCCAGAAGCTCAAAGAAGTCAAAGTCTAACTTCCGCAAGATGGTTGCGGCTGTCCGCTGCTCGGGGGGCAGCTCCGACCAAGCATTGAATGCCATCTGGGCTCGTCGAAAAATCTCCTCGACAGATGTCTTCGTCCGGAGGTTCTTGCTCAAATCATCTGACTGCCCTTCGTAGGCCAGAGCAAGCTGGTTGCGCAGGTCGGTGAAGCGATTGTTGACCGGTGTGGCGGACAACATCAGGACCTTGGTCTTGACCCCAGAGCGGATCACCTTGTTCATCAATCGCTGGTAGCGGGTCTCGCGATCCTTGTAGACATCATTATTCCGAAAATTGTGGGATTCATCAATTACAACAAGGTCATAGTTTCCCCAGTTAATACGATCGAGTCGCATGCCAAAAGACTCTCCAGAAGTTCGCGATAAGTCAGTATGGCAGAGGACGTCGTACCGGAAACGGTCCTTCGCAAATATGTTTGTAGTGAGATTTGCGTTATAGTTTCTCCAGTTGTCCACAAGCTTTTTTGGGCAAAGAACCAGAACGTCCCGATTTCGAAGTTCATAGTATTTTACGACCGCCAGAGCTGTGAAAGTCTTGCCGAGCCCTACGCTATCAGCGAGGATGCACCCATTGTAAGTTTCTAATTTGTTAATGATACCTACCGCGGCGTCCTTCTGGTAGTTGAAGAGCTTCTTCCAAACCAAACTATCCTGGTATCCGGTCTTATCATTTGGCAACACATCCTCGTCTACCTCCGAGAGGAAGTCTGAAAACAAGTTGTAGAGGATAACGAAGTAAATTCTTTCGGGACCATTCTCATGATAAACGGACTCGATATGATCCAAAACCTGTGACGTCACATCACTAAGCTTCTCGCCATCGGACCACAATTGATCGAACAGGCTGAGGTAAGTCTTTGTGAACTGTGGTTCGTCGATAGCTTGCGAGAGGCTCGAAAGGGCATCCCCGGCTTGGTAACCAAGGTCCACTGCGGTGAAGCCAGAAAGAGGCGTATAGGCGGTGTCGCTCGCCGGCGTTCCAACATGAGCAAACTGCTGCATGGGTGCGCTTGTGGCGTTCGACCGGAAACGAGCTTTCCTTCGAATCCAATTTGCACATTCGCGAGCAACCGCCCGCTGTGTCATTTTGTTGCGAAGCTTTATTTCAAACTCACCACCAGATACTGCTCCCTCTCTTATCTCACTCGGAATAAAGAACTGACGGCGCTCTTTTCTAATCTTGTCTACCGCACCGTTTGGAACAAACGTTGGAGATGTAAAGATAAACCGAAACTCATCGATTTCTTCGAGTTGGTCTCTTAGCGCTTCGTATGCATAAATTGAAAAATAGGCAGCGGCGATCGATAGACGATCGGCACCTTGGAGTGACGATTTTAGGTCGTCGCCAAGCAAAGTCGTCACATTATCAACGATCCGCACCCTCTACCTCATGTTCTTCAAGTCTTTTTGCGTTTGTCTCAGACTATAGCCTGTGCTGGCGAGCGCAACGTCTCGAATCGCCGGTTCTGACCAGCCTCGGAAGGCCCGCATCTCTGCGAGGTCGTCGGCACTGAGGTTGAGGACCTCTGCATGCTTGGCCGAGGGCTCTTCGGTCTGCCGATCAGTTGCCTGAAACGGGAGGTCGGAGCAGAATATACGACCGACTTCGACAATCGGGCCGCCAAATACTACGCGGGCATATACCAACGGACGTTCGCACCCGTATCAAGCCGCCCGGGTCACGTCCGTCAAGTTGGTGTAATTTCGCGGATGGCCTGAGTGCATGATCAGGCGGCTTCTGTTGTGATGCTGAGAATGGGGTCGATCTCTTCGGTGTCGATCTGGGCGAAGGCCTCGACCATCATGTAGCGGCTTGCGGTCTGCCATTCGTCGTTCTGTTCGAACAGCACCGCGCCGATCAGGCGCATGATGGAAGCCTCGTTCGGAAAGATGCCGACGACGTCTGCCCGGCGCTTCACCTCCTTGTTGAGGCGTTCGATCGGGTTGGTCGAATGCAGTTTCGTGCGATGCTGTCGGGGAAAGGACGTGTAAGCCAGCACGTCGTGTTCGCTTGCGTCCATCAGGTCGGCGAGCTTGGGCCAGCGTGGACGCAGCTGCTCGGAGACCTTGCGCCAGGTCTCG
This window of the Roseovarius sp. SCSIO 43702 genome carries:
- the tnpB gene encoding IS66 family insertion sequence element accessory protein TnpB (TnpB, as the term is used for proteins encoded by IS66 family insertion elements, is considered an accessory protein, since TnpC, encoded by a neighboring gene, is a DDE family transposase.), whose protein sequence is MIGPGTGVRVYLACGPTDMRKGIAGLAALAQDVLRQNPASGAVFAFRGRRGDRLKLLYWDGQGFCLYYKVLERGRFPWPAAGDGAVRLTSAQLAMLWEGIDWRRPDWGAPPARVS
- the tnpA gene encoding IS66-like element accessory protein TnpA, which codes for MLGEVLGVERRRRWSEDEKLEILSEVGVGGASVTQIAQRHEITRSQLYGWRRDLKKKGLWSRDRGAVFLPVDFSGTQARVSASAPSRSGPVELRLSNGRCLRFDSGMDGEVLTRLIRAVEAA
- a CDS encoding type III restriction-modification system endonuclease, giving the protein MKIKFKSQPYQLDAVNAVVDCFKGQPRQDNLKYTIDPGDTRQMRSTEDGFGNADIKLPDDVLLENVVAVQRGAMLPQSQSLTNYVDANGRAKPATYKPGAKLNLDVEMETGTGKTYVYIRTMFELHKRYGWSKFIIMVPSVAIREGVAKSLQTTAEHFQQEFGKKIRAFTYDSSRPHDLEGFSSDAGINAMVINVQAFAASQKKNASEAARRIYRELDDFQSRRPIDVIAKNRPILILDEPQKMEGPETQKALPEFNPLFILRYSATHKTVHNKVHRLDAVDAFNQKLVKKIEVRGIETKGLTGTNAYLYLEGIDISKSAPVARVELEVKTGSGIKRVLRKLEKGRDLFDVSKGLEQYRGFVISDIDARDDTLHFTNGDVLSAGQASNDVTEDDKRRIQIRETIAAHLRREQALFARGVKVLSLFFIDEVVKYRDYEREDEKGEYARIFEEEYANAKDEILDELPLENEDYRKYLADIDHAKTHRGYFSIDKRGRMTDPKAAARGELQGQSTEPSDYDLILKDKERLLSFDEPTRFIFSHSALREGWDNPNVFVMCMLKHNESQNTISRRQEVGRGLRISVNQVGERMDLPATVHDINVLTVVASESYKGFVSGLQQEIVENLSERPRAANAAYFEGKLLKSEDSELKVDKALAGKLEFYLIKNGYVDEDRAITAKYHEARKSETLAQLPEAFAGHEEEAFKLVDTVFNGQKVADMFNDGRAPKKNPLNANFHKQEFQELWRRINRKAVYQVEFETEKLIQSCVTSLDKNLRNIPALQYLVTEGTLNDGVTDEDLRSGQAFAQGRVRSETGQSAHSRVSYDLVGSISEATNLTRRTIGTILSRIEPAIFGQFNRNPEQFIAEAAHRINEQKAGAIVEQLTYSAIEEEYDSAIFTAGETGNDFKKATDKLNHHVYDYAIVDSDVERRFVRDLDTSSEIVVYSKLPRGFLIPTPVGDYNPDWAIAFKKDEVKHLYFVAETKSEYPSMKMRELEQTKIECARRFFAEIGEKIVQDKVKYDVATSYADLMNLVREAT
- a CDS encoding site-specific DNA-methyltransferase, producing the protein MSDDNQVQPVSFEGVEKLKMHSPDLTQDNIAKIRALFPGCVSEARDEDGKLALKVDFDQLRQELSDNIVEGPQERYHLNWPGKREALITANAPIAKTLRPYRDESVDFDTTRNLFVEGDNLEGLKLLQEMYLGDVKMIYIDPPYNRKKGENLVYRDDFIGNTFEFLSQSNQISSDGERLVANTEANGRFHSDWLSMMYARLRICKNILAKDGVVVISIDDSETSNALQICYEIFGESNFVGTLIWKNATDNNPTNIAVEHESIHVFAKSKQDLEGVWRSSVSAIKDVLKSVGDKILSEASTQEERQSVYTDWFRENKSQLGPLDRYKYIDEGGVYTGSQSVHNPGKEGYRYDVPHPITGEPCKEPLMGYRFPQATMERLLREDRILFGEDHTKIVELKVYASEFSDKLSSVFDLDGRTGPYDLKELFPEGRKVFSNPKPVLLLERLISFTTSEGHICMDLFAGSSTLAHALMALEADEPKGRKFISMQYPERIKPDNKDSKEAYNFCMEASLEPTISEISKERIRRAGQKILEGECHPDWNKDVGFRVLKIDSSNMADVFYTPDATSQKDLLSSVENIKPDRSPEDLLFQVLVDWGVDLTLPISSDTIDGKTVFSVAGTALMACFDDGVDEALVKMLAERQPMRVVFKDTGFKDDATKINVRQIFKSLSPDTEVKAI
- a CDS encoding DUF4391 domain-containing protein, with the translated sequence MTALFRYPDQAQLKRVVPKARIYDAVGASTALKDRFVKELDQITWAYKLAPETIRLPATKQVPEIQVFRLTLKTTELHPDVLRAIDRAVPFPLIFELRRDGQIQVAAARKRPSEADSAKWVLVGEHLRSAWLPEETECAALPVSLNLGGLYDQLLTALMPIEPAAEEDIDASLERLEAIKAKEREISQLKSKMKRETQFNIKMTLHGQLQEAQKALDHLKKPD
- a CDS encoding helicase-related protein encodes the protein MRIVDNVTTLLGDDLKSSLQGADRLSIAAAYFSIYAYEALRDQLEEIDEFRFIFTSPTFVPNGAVDKIRKERRQFFIPSEIREGAVSGGEFEIKLRNKMTQRAVARECANWIRRKARFRSNATSAPMQQFAHVGTPASDTAYTPLSGFTAVDLGYQAGDALSSLSQAIDEPQFTKTYLSLFDQLWSDGEKLSDVTSQVLDHIESVYHENGPERIYFVILYNLFSDFLSEVDEDVLPNDKTGYQDSLVWKKLFNYQKDAAVGIINKLETYNGCILADSVGLGKTFTALAVVKYYELRNRDVLVLCPKKLVDNWRNYNANLTTNIFAKDRFRYDVLCHTDLSRTSGESFGMRLDRINWGNYDLVVIDESHNFRNNDVYKDRETRYQRLMNKVIRSGVKTKVLMLSATPVNNRFTDLRNQLALAYEGQSDDLSKNLRTKTSVEEIFRRAQMAFNAWSELPPEQRTAATILRKLDFDFFELLDAVTIARSRKHIETFYDTADIGKFPARLPPLSHHLPITTREDIIGFNEIYGQLTGLKMAVYAPVNYIYPSRVRKYEELYDTRTEGGKGTLRQADRERSLQALMTTNLLKRLESSVHAFRMTLGSLSKNIESTLKAIARFEALGGSDSIVELEIDEELAEEDDDLSGLSVGKTVKIALADMDVKAWKQELSADQIIIDGLIVEMNRVEPEDDAKLQHLVNEISGKMAEPLNPGNRKVIVFTAFADTAKYLYAQLAPHFEDSAGVHTGIVTGTGNPKTTLGKPFDFQSVLTLFSPVAKEKDKILPDEPTELDILIATDCISEGQNLQDCDYLVNYDIHWNPVRIVQRFGRIDRIGSPNTSIQLSNYWPDISLDEYINLKERVENRMHIVDVTGTGEDNVLTAKSSETAYRKEQLQRLQNEVIELEDVKTGISITDLGLNDFRMDLLNYIKENGDLATVPNGLHAVVPSDAKRGLVPGVIFALRNIHDTVNINHQNRLHPYYLVYISEDGEVVVDQTQVKRLLDLVRTSCKSHPAPVKDLCEAFNAETKDGRSMEKYSALLSDAIRSMIEVKEERDIDSLFAGGHTSALTHTIAGIDDFELIAFIVVRDQL